The window CCGGGTGGCTGGAAGAACAAAAATTATTGAAAGCAGGGGACACAATCAGGGTTGCGGCCCGTTCCCTGGTGGTACTGCGTCATGAAACCTGAACCTGTTGCAACCTATCGGCTGCAGATGCATCCCAGGTTCGGTTTTGACCAGGCCACAGAGATTGTACCCTATTTGTATGATCTTGGAATCAGCCATCTGTATACATCTCCATATCTCCAGGCGGCCGCCGGCAGTACCCACGGATATGATATTGTGGATCCCACACAGGTAAATGAGGAACTCGGGGGGACCCGGGCCCATGCCCTTTTGTGTGAGACCTTGGGTGCGGCAGGCCTTGGTCACATGATTGATGTGGTGCCCAACCATATGGCCATTGCAGGGCGCCGGAACGCCTGGTGGTGGCATGTGCTGGAGAACGGACCGTCCAGCTGTTTTGCCGCCTTTTTTGATGTGGATTGGAACAATGGTGCAAATCGCTGGCCCAACAAGATCCTCCTGCCGGTTCTGGAAGATCACTACGGCCGTATCCTTAAGGCCGGACAACTCCGGTTGTCATATACAGATGGCAGGGTTATCCTTCACTATCACGACCATGTATTTCCTGTGACCCAAGCCAGCGTGGCCCAATTATTGCCCAAAGCGGGTGAATCCTGTGGATCGGATGATGCAGTCATCGCCGCAGAGATTGCGCGCCTGAACCGTGATCCGGATGCCCTGGATCTGCTGATCAACCAGCAGCATTACCGGCTGGCTTTCTGGCGGATGGCGAACACAGACCTTGGATACCGCAGATTTTTCGACATCAGGGATCTGGCAGGCATAAGGGTTGAGGATATGACGGTGTTCAACGCGGTTCATGAGCTACCCCTGGCATGGGTGCACAAGGGATGGGTCCAGGGGCTGCGCATTGACCATCCGGACGGTTTGTGGGACCCGGCTCACTATTTTTACAAATTGCAGAAAGCCTGCCCCAATGCCTGGGTTGTTGTGGAAAAAATTCTTGAGCCCGGCGAAACGCTTTCTTCAGACTGGCCTGTTGCCGGCACCACGGGATATGATTTCATGAACCTTGCCGGGGGCCTGTTGATTAATCCTGAAAACGCGGATGCGCTGACACAATGTTATGCAGCGTTTACAGGTATTCAGACAAATTTTTCCGCCCTGGTCCATGACTGCAAAAGCCTGGTGCTTTCCCAGCTTTTGGGAAGTGAGATCAAACGGCTCACCAGCCTGTTTGAACGTATCTGTGAATGGCACCGGTGCCATCGGGATTATTCACGACAGCAATTGCGGGATGCACTGTTTGAGACAGCGGTTCATTTTCCGGTATACCGGTCTTATGTGTCTGCTGCCATGAATAAGGTTTCCCAAAAGGACGAACACTATGTCGACGCAGCCATTGAAGGTGCCATAATGGCGCGGACAGACCTGGACCCTGAACTTTTTTCATTTCTAAAAGATTTGCTGCTTCTGCGGATCAAAGGGCCTCTGGAAGCAGAACTGGCCATGCGGTTCCAGCAACTCACCGGTCCGGCCATGGCCAAGGGCGTGGAAGATACGGCCTTTTACCGCTACCACCGCCTGATCTGCCTCAATGAGGTGGGAGGAGATCCCGGCCGATTTGGTGTGGATCTGCGGCAGTTTCATGGGGCCTGTGCCCGGGCACACACAGAACATCCCCTGGGATTGCTGGCCTCCACCACCCATGATACCAAGCGCAGTGAGGATGTCCGGACCCGGCTGGCGCTGCTTTCCGAGATTCCGGAGCAATGGGCGGACGCGGTTTGCAGATGGGCGGGCCGTAACAAGCGCCACCGTACAGGAGCGTTTCCCGATCGTAATACCGAGTATCTTTTATACCAGACCCTGGTCGGGGCCTGGCCCATTGATCTGAAAAGAATAAGTGCCTATATGGAGAAGGCGGTCAAAGAAGCCAAGGCACACACCTCCTGGACAACGCAAAACCAGCCATATGAGCGCGCCCTGGCTGATTTTATTGCAGCAGTAATGGCAGACAAAACCTTTAGCAGCGATCTTGAAAGTTTTGTCGCAGATCTTGTTTTTCCCGGAAGAATCAACAGCCTTGCCCAGACCCTCATAAAACTGACAGCCCCGGGGGTTCCCGACATCTACCAGGGAACTGAACTGTGGGATTTGAGCCTTGTGGACCCGGATAACCGCAGACCTGTGGATTTTGCCCTGCGCCGCCGCCTGCTCACAGAATTGCCTCAATTTTCTCCTGAACAGATTCTGGCCGGAATGGACATGGGTCTGCCCAAACTCTGGGTCATCCGGCAGGCCCTGCATCTGCGCCGCAGCCGCCCCGAACTGTTTGGTCCCCAAGCCGCATACCACCCCTTGTACGCAACCGGAAAAAAAGCGGATCATCTGGTGGCATTTATCCGGGGACAAGCTGTTATTTCTCTGGCCCCAAGGCTTGTTATGAGCCTGGATAATGACTGGGAGGACACCCTCCTGGAATTGCCCCGGGGAAAATGGCATAACATTCTGACAGAAGATGCCACAGCAGGCGGCCCTGTAAGGCTTAAGGAACTGTTGCACCGTTTTCCTGTCGGGTTACTCATACAAAGGAAATAACGGCCATGGTTGATATGCGTGTCTGGGCACCTGTGGCCTGCGAAGTAAAATTACACAGCAATAACCAGGTGCTTGCCATGGAAAAAAATGCAGGGGGCTGGTGGCATGTGGATGTCCCTTTTATGCACCACGGCGTTGATTATGCGTATGAAGTGGACAGCAACGGACCTTTTCCTGATCCGCGCTCCTTCTGGCAGCCCAACGGGATACACGGGCCTTCCAGATGGGTGGACCATTCTCTTTTTGACTGGACCGATGCAGGCTGGCAGCAACCGCCCCTGGGATCAGCCGTTATCTACGAGCTGCACCTGGGAACTTTCACCCCAGAGGGAACATGTGATGCAGCCATTCTTCGCCTGGATCATCTGGTAAAACTGGGCATCACCCATGTGGAATTGATGCCGGTCGCACAGTTTTCCGGCAGTCGGGGATGGGGCTACGACGGGGTTGACCTGTATGCGCCCCACCAGGCCTACGGCGGCCCCGATGGGTTGAAACGCCTGGTGGATGCCTGTCATCAACGCGGCCTGGCTGTGGTGCTTGACGTGGTTTACAACCATCTGGGGCCTGCGGGAAATTATCTCAGTCAGTTTGGTCCTTATTTTACTGCCCGGTATGCGACACCCTGGGGTGAGGCTGTCAATTTTGATGAACCTGACAGCCATGAGGTGCGGCAATTCTTTGTGGACAATGCCCTGATGTGGCTGCAGGAGTATCATATGGATGGATTGCGCATTGACGCGGTTCATGCCATCCTGGATACATCTGCCATTCATTTTCTGGAAACGCTTGCCAATGCGGTAAAAAATCTGGAAGCCGCACTGGGCAAGCATTTTGTGCTCATCGCAGAAAGCGATCTGAATGACCTCCGGGTGGTGCGCTCGCCGGCGGTGGGTGGATACGGCATTGATGCCCAGTGGAACGAGGATTTTCACCATGCCCTGCACGCGGTTCTGACCGGCGAAAACCAGGGATATTATCAGGATTTCGGCACCTTGTCCCAACTGGCCAGGGTCCTGACCAATGGATTGGTGTATGACGGGTGTTATTCTGTTTACCGGCGTCGCTGTCATGGACGGCCCGCCACCGGGCTGAGTGGCACCCAATTTGTGGGATGTTTGCAAAACCATGACCAGGTGGGCAACCGCGCGCTTGGGGAGCGGACAGGCCGGCTGCTCTCCCTGGACCTGCTCAAAATCGGGGCTGCTCTGGTACTGACATCGCCTTTTGTGCCCATGCTGTTTCAAGGGGAAGAGTGGGGGGCATCAACTCCGTTTTTGTATTTTACCGATCACCAGGAACCTGATCTGGGGGAAGCGGTAAGGCGCGGACGACAAAAAGAGTTTGCCGCCTTTGGGTGGGAACCTGAAAAAATCCCTGATCCCCAGGCCGAAAAAACCTTTCTGCAGTCCAGGCCCAATTGGGATGAATTACACCAGGAGCCGCATAATCAAATTTTGGACTGGCATCAATCTCTTATCAAACTGCGGCGCCGCTTGCCGGATTTGACAGATGGCCGGATGGAAAAAATCTGTGTTTTTTATGATGAAACACAGCAATGGCTGATCATGACACGCGGATCTGTAGTGGTGGCCTGCAATTTTTCACAGGTGCCCCAATCTGTTTCATGTGCAGGTGTAAAAGATAAAAAAACGGTTCTGTGTTCAAAAAAAGGCCTGGTTGCAAAAGAAGATACCCTTTTACTGCCGGAAGGGACCGTCGCAATCTTAGTGGGTTAAAAAACTAACAAGGAGAGATGCCATGCATATCGTTCATATGGCTGCGGAAAATGACAGCCTGCCGGATGCCAAGGTGGGCGGTGTGGCAGATGTGGTGCGGGATATTGCACCGGCACTGGCAGACCTTGGGCACAAGGTAAGCGTTGTAATGCCCGGATACGGGTTTTTGCACCGGATCAAAGGGGCCCAATGGACCGCGGATATCAGGTTTCCTTTTCGCGGGACAGTGCATGAAGCACAGCTCTACAGGGTACCGGCAAAGCGTGTGCATCCTGGTGTAGACCATTATGTGATACATCATCCGTTTTTAGAGGCCATACATGCCCAAACAGGCCGGCACCAGATCTATGTGCATGATCCGGATGATCAGCCTTTTTTCAGCGATGGCTCCCGTTTTGCCTGCTTTTGCAGTGCCGCAGCCGCCGCCCTGACCCAGGGTGCCATACCCTGGGCCGATGTGATGCATCTGCATGACTGGCATATGGCCCTTGTGGCGCTGCTGCGCCGATACCATCCTGCCTGCGCAGCATTAAAGGACATCCGGACGGTGTTTACCATCCACAATGTGGCGCTGCAGGGGGTCCGGCCCCTGGAGGGAAGCAGTTCCTCTTTGTCAGCCTGGTTTCCGGAGATCACCTGTCAGTGGCTGGATGTGGCTGATCCACGGTGGCCGGATACCTGCAATCTGATGGCCTGCGGCATCCGCCTGGCAGACAAGGTTCATACGGTGTCACCCGCCTATGCCCGTGAAATTTGCCGGCCCGATGACCTGCCCCGGTTTTATGGTGCCCAGGGACTTGAAGCCGTGCTTGCCCATGAAAATGACACAGGGAATCTGGTGGGCATCCTCAATGGCTGCGATTACCCGGAACCCCGCTGTCCCCCTGTAATGGAATTTTCAGAAATGACCCGCGGTTTTCAGCACCAGATCATGCAGTGGTCTGCCGGTCGACAGACAGTGTCCAGTGACGCCTTTATCGCCTGCCACAACCTTTCCAGCCTGTGTCAGCGCCTTCCTTGCCCCCGAATGGTAGTGTGCAGTGTCACGCGTCTCACCGAACAAAAAGTGCTGCTCATGCTGCAGGGACAGGACAATGAAATGTCAGCCATAGCCCGTATTCTTACGGCATTGGGAGATGATGGGGTGTATTTTCTTCTGGGAACCGGCGATGAACGGTTTGCGCGGTTTTTTACACAACTTGGTGCCGAGTTTCCCAATTTTATTTTTCTTAACGGATTTTCAGATCAGGCAGCCCAGGCCCTTTATGCCAATGGCGATCTTTTTTTGATGCCCAGTTCTTTTGAGCCATGCGGTATCAGCCAGATGCTGGCCATGCGGGATGGACAACCCTGTGTGGTTCATGCTGTCGGCGGTTTGCGCGATACTGTCCGTCACGATGTCAACGGGTTCTGCTTTGAGGGCAGCGATCTGAATGACCAGGCACAAAATTTTGTTGATACCACCTGTCAGGCCATCCATATGTTCAGAAACGACCTTGAAAAATGGCAGAACATTAAAACCGGGGCCGCTGCTGCACGCTTCCTGTGGCAAGACGCGGCTCGGCAGTATGGTGAAAAGTTATACAAGCCTTGATTAAAAAAATTACCAGCCCAAAAAGAGAAATCTATTATGACAGATATTATAAAACGTGTGGTTATTGAAAATGTAACGCCCAATGTTGACGGCGGCCGTTTTCCCGCCAGACGGGTGGTGAATGACACAGTGGTGGTAACAGCAGACATCTTTGTGGACGGACATGACCGGTTGTCGGCCCGGCTGCTGCACCGAAAGGCCGGGGCAAACCACTGGGAAAAAACCCCCATGCAGCCGCAGGTGAACGACCTGTGGCAGGCTGTTTTTATTCCCTGTGAGCTGGGAATCTATGAATACACTGTCACTGCCTGGATAGACCGGTTTGAAACCTGGCGCAGCCAGATTGAAAAAAAGATCGATGATGACCAGGCTGTCGCAGTGGAGTTGATGGAGGGTGCCGCCATGGTCACAGAAGCGGCAGGGCGGGCCCAAAATGAGGATGCTGAACAACTGCACCTTCTGGCAGGCCGGCTTTTGTCAGAAGAGGCGGTAGAGCAGCCGACGGCCTTTGTCCAGGATACAACCCTTAGCCTGCTGATGGCACGCTATCCGGACACAGGCACACAGATTGACTATCCAAAGATATTGCCCCTGCGAATCGAGCCGCACAAGGCCCTTTACAGCACCTGGTATGAAATGTTTCCCCGTTCCTGTGCTGACACGGACCCACCTTCTCACGGCACATTCAAAGACTGTATCAAACGACTCCCCTATATTGCCGGCATGGGGTTTGATGTGCTTTACCTGCCGCCAATCCATCCCATCGGACCCAGCCACAGAAAAGGAAAGAACAATGCGATTCTTGCCGGACCGGGTGATCCCGGCAGTCCCTGGGCCATTGGGTCGAAAGAGGGGGGACACAAGGACATCCATCCAGAACTGGGAACCCTGGCGGATTTCAGGGACCTTTTGGCCAAAGCCCGGGAGTACGGCATTGACATTGCTCTGGATATGGCGTTCCAGTGCAGCCCGGACCATCCCTATGTTTCGGACCATCCTGAATGGTTCCACTCACGTCCCGACGGCACAATTCAGTATGCGGAAAATCCCCCGAAAAAATACCAGGATATTTATCCTTTTGCGTTTGATTGCGCCCATTATGACAGCCTGGGCCGGGAACTGCTGGATGTGGTCCAGTATTGGATAGACCAGGGGGTCCGGATTTTTCGGGTGGACAACCCCCACACCAAACCCTTGCGATTCTGGGAGTGGCTCATTGCCGCATGCAAAGAACAAAATCCTGAGATAATTTTTCTGGCCGAGGCATTCACCCGGCCCAAAACCATGTATAGGCTGGCCAAAGGCGGATTCACCCAGTCCTATACCTATTTTACCTGGCGCAACCTCAAATGGGAAATCCAGAACTATTTTGACACATTGACCCGGACCAGTGTCAAAGACTTTTTCTGGCCCAACCTGTGGCCCAATACCCCGGATATTCTGCCTGAATTTTTGCAGCTGGGCGGGCGGCCAGCATTTATCCTCCGCCTGATGCTGGCTGCAACCCTTTCATCCAGTTACGGCATCTATGGTCCGGCTTTTGAATTGTGTGTGAACAAGCCCCTGCCTCCCAATGGCGAGGCGTATGGCGAAGAGTATATGGATTCGGAAAAATTCGAGATTGCCCATTGGGATCTTAACGCCTCCCATACGATCAGGCCGTTTATCACCAGAATCAACCGGATCAGGCGGGAAAATCCCGCCCTGCAACAGACCCGGAACCTGATTTTCCATCCAGTGGATAAAGAAGAGATGCTGTGCTTCAGCAAATATACAGATGATTTTTCCAACATCATTTTTGTGGCAGCCAATCTTGATCCCCATCACGCCCACAGCGCCTGGGTGCGGCTGCCGTTTGAGGAAATGGGTATACCGATTGAAAAAAGCTTTCAGATGCATGATCTGGTGAGCGATGCCAGATACCTGTGGCATGAGGATTACAATTTTCTGGAAATCGATCCCCAGGTGGTTCCGGTGCAGGTTTTCCGCATCCGGCGGCGGATGCGTACGGAAAATGATTTTGATTATTTCATGTAACCAGACAAAAAGGACTGCATAGTTATGGAAAAGCCCACATTGCAGACGCAAAATGATCCGTTATGGTACAAAGATGCGGTTATTTATCAGCTTCATATCAAGACGTTTTATGACAGCAATGGTGATGGTATCGGGGATTTCAAAGGCCTTACCGAGAAACTGGACTATCTGCATGAGCTGGGCGTCACTGCCCTGTGGCTGCTGCCTTTTTACCCATCCCCCCTGAGGGATGATGGATATGACATCGCTGATTTCAAGGCCATCAACCCGGTATACGGCACCCTGGCTGATTTTAAAGCTTTTATGCGGGCGGCCTGCAAACGGAACATGAAAGTCATCACTGAGCTGGTGATCAACCACACCTCGGACCAGCATCCCTGGTTCCAGCGGGCCCGCCAGTCAAAACCAGGCAGTGCCGGGCGCAATTTTTATGTATGGAGCGACACCCCGGAAAAATACACGGATGCGCGCATTATTTTTCAGGATTTTGAGACCAGCAACTGGAACTGGGATCCAGTGGCCAAAGCCTATTATTGGCACCGGTTTTATTCCCACCAGCCCGATCTCAACTACGATAATCCCAGGGTCCATGAAGCGATCTTCAAGGCCCTGGATTTCTGGATGGACATGGGGGTGGACGGCCTGCGTCTGGACGCCATTCCCTATCTGTACCAGCGGGAGGGTACCAACTGCGAAAATCTTCCTGAAACCCATGCATTTCTCAAAAAGCTGCGCCAGCGCATGGACGAAAAATACAAAGGCCGGATGTTTCTGGCCGAAGCCAACCAGTGGCCTGAGGATGCGGTGCAATATTTTGGCGATGGGGATGAGTGTCATATGAGCTTTCATTTCCCCTTGATGCCCAGGCTCTACATGGCGGTGCATATGGAAAGCCGGTTTCCGGTCACCGAAATCCTCAGCAGTACGCCCGCTATCCCTTTATCCTGTCAATGGGCCATATTTTTGCGTAACCACGATGAACTGACCCTGGAAATGGTCACGGACGAGGAACGTGACTATATGTACCGGGCCTATGCCCGGGATTCTCGAATGCGCCTGAATCTGGGCATCCGCCGTCGCCTGGCCCCGCTCATGGGCAACGACCGCCGCCGGATTGAACTGATGTATGCACTGCTGCTCTGCCTGCCGGGCACCCCCATCCTGTATTACGGGGATGAGATCGGCATGGGGGATAATATCTATCTGGGTGACAGAAACGGGGTCCGCACCCCCATGCAGTGGAGTCCGGACCGCAATGCCGGTTTTTCCCGGTGTAATCCCCAACAGCTCTATCTGCCGGTGATCACCGATCCTGAATATCACTTTGAGGTGCTCAATGTGGAGGCCCAGAAACAAAACCGCCACTCCCTTTTCTGGTGGATACGGCGGCTGCTCACACTGCGCAGCCGCATCCCGGCCTTCAGCAGGGGGGATATGAATTTTTTGACGCCGGAAAATTCCAAAATCCTGGCCTTTATCCGGCAGTATGAAAACCAGTCTGTACTGGTGGTGGTCAATCTTTCGCGTTTTGTACAGATTACTGAACTGGATCTGCAGGCCTATGAAGGAATGATCCCGGTGGAAATTTTCGGCAACACCCCGTTCCCATGTATCACAACCCCCCCGTATTTTCTTACCCTCGGACCCCATGGCTTTTACTGGTTTTTTCTGACGCCCCACCCGGATGCGGATATTGATGCGGCCATGGATACCGACCTGCCGGTATTTGAGGTTCACACAAGATGGGAGGAAGTGATTCAGGGGCCTCAAAGGGAACGCCTTGAAAAATACCTGCGGCCATATATCATGAAATGCCGGTGGTTTGGCGCCAAGAACAGCCGCATCACCTCCGTTACCGTGCGTGAGCACCTGCCTGTCGGCAATAATGCTTTGACGGGTTTCATTCTCATGGTGGACCTGGGTTACGCTGACGGGACAGCAGAAACCTATATCCTGCCGGTCACCTATCTGCCCCGGGCAGACAGTGAAACGATCATGGCGGACCATCCCTGGGCGCCCATGGCACTCATAAAATTTCAGTCCGGTGAAGAAGAAGGATTTCTTGTGGACGGCCTGGTTCACACAGGTTTTTGCAATGTTCTTCTGGAAATGATGCACCGCCGCCATCACATCAGCGGCACAGAGGGACGGTTTTGCGCCACGCCTGCCAGGGCCTTCAAACCATTGTATGAAACTGAAAAATTACCCATGGAAACCAGGGTGATAGGCGTGGAGCAGAGCAATACATCCATCATTTACGGGCATTGTTTTATCCTTAAACTTTTCCGGCGCCTCCAGGAAGGGACCAATCCGGATCTGGAGATTTCCCGTTTTTTAACTGCCAGGGGGTTTGCCAATCTGCCCGGGCTTGCCGGCTGCCTGGAATATACCCGCAGCAAAGAGGAACCCTGTACAATAGGTCTTCTCCAGGCGTATGTGAGCAACCAGGGAGATGCCTGGGAATATACTCTGGGCAGTCTGTCCGGATTTTTTGAACGGGTTATGGAAAAGCAGGGTACCACTGAAGTTTTTCTGCCGGTAAAAAGCCTGCTGGCATTAAGCCAGGATCCCATTCCTGCAGATATCAGGGCCCAGATCGGGTTTTATCTGGAATCCGCGCGCCTGCTGGCACAGCGGACTGCTGACATGCATACGGCACTGGCAGCAGGGTCACAAGATGTTTTGTTCACGCCAGAACCATTTTCCAAACTCTACCAGCGTTCCCTTTTCCAGTCCATGACTTCCATGGCAGGGCAGATACTGATCCAGCTGGAAAAGCACATCAAAGCCCGGAAAAATCCATTGCCTGAAAATATTTCGGACGCCGGAGAACAGATACTGGACCGCAGACAGGAAATCATGGACCGTTTCAAGGCGCTGACAAGATGCAAAATTAACGCCATGCGCCTGAGATGTCACGGCGATTTTCACCTGGGTCAGGTTTTATACACGGGCAAGGATTTCGTTATTATCGATTTTGAAGGCGAACCGGCACGTCCCGTAAGTGAACGACGCATCAAACGGTCACCCCTTCGGGATGTGGCAGGACTTTTACGGTCATTCCACTATGCCTGTCATTTTGCCCTGCAGGCCGAGGAAGCCCGTGGGATGTTCCATCCAAAATCAGGTGGGGCCATGGAGGCCAAGGCAGAAGAATGGCGGATGTGGGTGAGTGCGCAATACCTGGGTGAATATCTGGCCAGAAGCGCCGATAAAGGCTTTCTGCCAAAAACCCATGAGGAGACAGGGGTGCTTTTGAATGCCTATCTGATGGAAAAAGCCTTATACGAACTTGGTTATGAAATGAACAACCGGCCTGACTGGATTACCATACCCCTTAAGGGAATTATACAGTTATTAAATGAAACCTAAGATTTGCGGAGGCTAACATGCCCATTCAAGACGACAGCACATCCCAGCATAAAACGCTGATATGCAGCGACATCAGCCTGTTGAGCGACGATGATGTCTTTTTGTTCAATGAAGGCAGCCATTTTTGTCTGTACGACAAGCTGGGTGCCCATCCCATGAAAGTTGACGGTCAGGACGGATTCTATTTCGCGGTGTGGGCACCCAATGCCCGGACGGTTTCTGTCATGGGAACCTTCAACCACTGGAACAAGGAACAGCATCCCTTGGCCCCCAGGCAAAGGTCGGGTATCTGGGAGGGGTTTATTCCCGGCATCCGGTCCGGAACCACTTATAAATACCATATTCGTTCCAACCAGGAAAACTATGAGGTGGATAAAACCGACCCCTTTGCCTTTTACACCGAGTTGTCCCCCCAGACCGCCTCTGTGACCTGGGATCTGGCCCATGAATGGCAAGATGCCGCCTGGATGAAAAGCCGCGGTGTTATTGACGTAAAATCAGCGCCCATGTCCATTTATGAAATGCACCTGGGGTCCTGGATGCGGATACCTGAGGAAAGAAACCGGTTTCCAACTTATCGGGAACTGGCGCAAAAACTGCCGGATTACCTGGTAAAGATGGGGTTTACCCATGTGGAGTTTCTGCCGGTCATGGAACATCCCTTTTACGGCAGCTGGGGATATCAGTGTCTGGGCTATTTTGCCCCCAGCAGCCGTTTCGGCACGCCCCAGGATTTCATGTATCTGGTGGAACAGCTTCACCAGAAAAACATCGGAGTGATTCTGGACTGGGTGCCCTCTCATTTTCCCAGTGATGAACACGGGCTGGGATATTTTGACGGTACCCATCTGTTTGAACACGAAGATCCGCGCAAGGGGTTTCATCCTGACTGGAAAAGTCTGATTTTCAACTATGGCCGCAATGAAGTTATCTGCTATCTCATCAGCAGTGCCCAGTTCTGGCTGGAAAACTATCACATTGACGGCTTCAGGGTGGATGCGGTGGCCTCAATGCTTTATCTGGACTATTCCCGCAAGCCGGATGAATGGGTCCCCAACATATTCGGGGGCAGGGAAAACCTGGAAGCTGTTGACTTTTTGAAGCGGTTCAACGAGGTGCTTCATGGCAATTTTCCCGGGACAATCACCATAGCTGAGGAATCTACGGACTGGCCCATGGTTTCCAGGCCGGTGCACCTGGGCGGGCTGGGATTTGATATGAAGTGGGACATGGGATGGATGCACGACACCCTGGCCTACATGTCCATAGATCCCATCCACCGCAGCTTTCATCACGATACACTGACGTTTCGGATGATATATGCCTTTAAGGAAAACTATGTGCTCCCGTTGTCTCACGATGAGGTTGTCCACGGCAAGGGGTCTTTGCTGGGGAAAA is drawn from uncultured Desulfobacter sp. and contains these coding sequences:
- the glgB gene encoding 1,4-alpha-glucan branching protein GlgB, with the translated sequence MPIQDDSTSQHKTLICSDISLLSDDDVFLFNEGSHFCLYDKLGAHPMKVDGQDGFYFAVWAPNARTVSVMGTFNHWNKEQHPLAPRQRSGIWEGFIPGIRSGTTYKYHIRSNQENYEVDKTDPFAFYTELSPQTASVTWDLAHEWQDAAWMKSRGVIDVKSAPMSIYEMHLGSWMRIPEERNRFPTYRELAQKLPDYLVKMGFTHVEFLPVMEHPFYGSWGYQCLGYFAPSSRFGTPQDFMYLVEQLHQKNIGVILDWVPSHFPSDEHGLGYFDGTHLFEHEDPRKGFHPDWKSLIFNYGRNEVICYLISSAQFWLENYHIDGFRVDAVASMLYLDYSRKPDEWVPNIFGGRENLEAVDFLKRFNEVLHGNFPGTITIAEESTDWPMVSRPVHLGGLGFDMKWDMGWMHDTLAYMSIDPIHRSFHHDTLTFRMIYAFKENYVLPLSHDEVVHGKGSLLGKMPGDDWQKFANLRLLFGYMYAQPAKKLIFMGSEIGQSREWNHDSSLDWHLLENPFNKGLQRWIEDLNQFYRHIPAMHSGDFSPQGFQWIDCHDVQQSTLSFLRSGRSSSGGSSSGGSSADQIIAVCNFTPIPRPNYRLGVSADGFWKECLNSDAKEYGGSNLGSLGQIEASPVPSHGHSFSLNLVLPPLGIVFLQKMQLEQDAPEHNISTPQDIAGK
- the treS gene encoding maltose alpha-D-glucosyltransferase; its protein translation is MEKPTLQTQNDPLWYKDAVIYQLHIKTFYDSNGDGIGDFKGLTEKLDYLHELGVTALWLLPFYPSPLRDDGYDIADFKAINPVYGTLADFKAFMRAACKRNMKVITELVINHTSDQHPWFQRARQSKPGSAGRNFYVWSDTPEKYTDARIIFQDFETSNWNWDPVAKAYYWHRFYSHQPDLNYDNPRVHEAIFKALDFWMDMGVDGLRLDAIPYLYQREGTNCENLPETHAFLKKLRQRMDEKYKGRMFLAEANQWPEDAVQYFGDGDECHMSFHFPLMPRLYMAVHMESRFPVTEILSSTPAIPLSCQWAIFLRNHDELTLEMVTDEERDYMYRAYARDSRMRLNLGIRRRLAPLMGNDRRRIELMYALLLCLPGTPILYYGDEIGMGDNIYLGDRNGVRTPMQWSPDRNAGFSRCNPQQLYLPVITDPEYHFEVLNVEAQKQNRHSLFWWIRRLLTLRSRIPAFSRGDMNFLTPENSKILAFIRQYENQSVLVVVNLSRFVQITELDLQAYEGMIPVEIFGNTPFPCITTPPYFLTLGPHGFYWFFLTPHPDADIDAAMDTDLPVFEVHTRWEEVIQGPQRERLEKYLRPYIMKCRWFGAKNSRITSVTVREHLPVGNNALTGFILMVDLGYADGTAETYILPVTYLPRADSETIMADHPWAPMALIKFQSGEEEGFLVDGLVHTGFCNVLLEMMHRRHHISGTEGRFCATPARAFKPLYETEKLPMETRVIGVEQSNTSIIYGHCFILKLFRRLQEGTNPDLEISRFLTARGFANLPGLAGCLEYTRSKEEPCTIGLLQAYVSNQGDAWEYTLGSLSGFFERVMEKQGTTEVFLPVKSLLALSQDPIPADIRAQIGFYLESARLLAQRTADMHTALAAGSQDVLFTPEPFSKLYQRSLFQSMTSMAGQILIQLEKHIKARKNPLPENISDAGEQILDRRQEIMDRFKALTRCKINAMRLRCHGDFHLGQVLYTGKDFVIIDFEGEPARPVSERRIKRSPLRDVAGLLRSFHYACHFALQAEEARGMFHPKSGGAMEAKAEEWRMWVSAQYLGEYLARSADKGFLPKTHEETGVLLNAYLMEKALYELGYEMNNRPDWITIPLKGIIQLLNET